One Paraburkholderia dioscoreae DNA segment encodes these proteins:
- a CDS encoding sensor histidine kinase, with protein sequence MKLFTKGLLLIAVPSAVELALLGVVFDTQEQTAQAAQWVANSKQILYQSSAIVDPLLRQAARVRTGMVIGDASLIDRHTVWVDLGDRLSKLEALVADTPQQVERVHEMQRAIDAYRVQTVAISQALHAGRSPNPFAAQETGALPRQIALFRDELAAFGNEASRLDAERSAALARRRARQQYALIGAVLGSMLIWAATAVVFARSIGRRLEVLTDNAERLGGGRTLAAPLSGSDEIAALDTVLHQTGERLREAEAEQAMLKTRLEARARELAGVNEELRQETQDNEMFIYSVSHDLRSPLVNLQGFSKELQVSCEELDSVVEAAKLPEAEHRRMVHILDGDVRESLQYLRAAVTQAAAIIEALLRISRAGRLEYQWQRVSVGRVVGRVVDALQGVIGQRAAVVTVRDLPPAWGDPGAIEQIFSNLIGNALNYLDPARKGRIEVGALEPEPVEETEPRTVRMRTYYVRDNGLGIPAAYMSKVFRAFQRLHGDIANGDGIGLAVVRRTVERHGGRVWVESAEGAGSTFFVVLPEQPARL encoded by the coding sequence AGCGCGGTCGAGCTGGCGCTTCTCGGCGTCGTCTTCGATACCCAGGAGCAGACTGCGCAGGCCGCGCAGTGGGTCGCCAACAGCAAGCAGATTCTCTATCAGTCGTCGGCTATCGTCGATCCGCTGCTGCGTCAGGCTGCGCGGGTTCGCACGGGCATGGTGATCGGCGACGCGTCGTTGATCGACCGTCACACCGTGTGGGTCGATCTCGGCGACCGTCTGTCGAAGCTCGAGGCGCTGGTCGCCGATACGCCGCAGCAGGTCGAACGCGTGCACGAGATGCAGCGTGCAATCGACGCCTATCGTGTGCAGACGGTCGCGATCTCGCAGGCGCTGCATGCGGGGCGTAGCCCGAATCCGTTTGCCGCGCAGGAAACCGGCGCGTTGCCGCGGCAGATCGCGCTGTTTCGCGACGAACTCGCGGCGTTCGGCAATGAAGCGTCGCGGCTCGACGCCGAGCGCTCGGCGGCGCTGGCGCGGCGTCGGGCGCGTCAGCAATATGCGCTGATCGGCGCGGTGCTGGGCTCAATGCTGATCTGGGCGGCCACCGCGGTGGTATTTGCGCGCAGCATAGGTCGCCGGCTGGAAGTGTTGACCGACAACGCCGAGCGCCTGGGCGGCGGTCGCACGCTCGCCGCGCCGCTCTCCGGCAGCGACGAAATTGCCGCGCTCGACACCGTGCTGCATCAGACCGGCGAGCGTTTGCGCGAGGCCGAAGCCGAGCAGGCTATGCTGAAAACGCGGCTCGAAGCGCGCGCGCGGGAACTGGCAGGCGTCAACGAGGAGTTGCGTCAGGAGACGCAGGACAATGAAATGTTCATCTACAGCGTGTCGCACGATCTGCGCTCGCCGTTGGTGAATCTGCAAGGTTTCTCAAAGGAATTGCAGGTCTCTTGCGAAGAACTGGACAGCGTGGTCGAGGCCGCGAAGTTGCCGGAAGCCGAACATCGGCGCATGGTGCATATTCTCGATGGCGACGTGCGCGAATCACTGCAGTATTTGCGTGCCGCGGTCACGCAGGCCGCTGCGATCATCGAGGCGCTGCTGCGGATTTCGCGTGCCGGCCGGCTCGAATATCAGTGGCAGCGTGTGAGCGTGGGGCGCGTGGTGGGGCGGGTGGTCGACGCGCTGCAGGGCGTGATCGGGCAGCGCGCGGCCGTGGTGACCGTGCGCGACTTGCCGCCCGCATGGGGCGACCCGGGCGCGATCGAGCAGATTTTCAGCAACCTGATCGGCAACGCGCTGAATTATCTCGACCCGGCGCGCAAGGGGCGTATCGAAGTCGGCGCGCTGGAACCCGAACCGGTCGAGGAGACGGAGCCGCGCACGGTACGCATGCGCACGTATTATGTGCGTGACAATGGCCTCGGCATTCCGGCTGCCTACATGTCGAAGGTGTTCCGGGCGTTTCAGCGCCTGCACGGCGACATCGCCAACGGCGACGGCATCGGTCTCGCGGTGGTGCGTCGCACGGTGGAGCGGCACGGCGGCCGCGTGTGGGTCGAGTCGGCGGAAGGCGCGGGTTCGACTTTTTTCGTGGTGTTGCCGGAGCAACCCGCACGCCTCTGA
- a CDS encoding response regulator yields the protein MSHGETVSIVLIEDDDGHATLVERNLRRAGISNGFVRFHDGQQALDYFFGPAPADAAASSATAPAANAYPPREDLMNFVVLLDLKMPRVDGFEVLRRLKESPQTAAVPVIVLTTTDDPREIARCYELGCNVYITKPVEYDAFIEAVRRLGFFLQVVKLPSGHRFSGP from the coding sequence ATGAGTCACGGGGAAACGGTCAGCATCGTGCTGATCGAAGACGACGACGGCCACGCCACGCTCGTCGAGCGCAATCTGCGCCGTGCCGGCATTTCGAACGGGTTCGTGCGTTTTCATGACGGCCAGCAGGCACTCGATTATTTCTTCGGCCCGGCGCCGGCGGACGCCGCCGCGAGTTCTGCTACCGCGCCCGCGGCCAACGCCTACCCGCCCCGCGAAGATCTGATGAATTTCGTCGTGCTGCTCGATCTGAAAATGCCGCGGGTGGACGGCTTCGAGGTTTTGCGGCGTCTGAAAGAGTCGCCGCAGACGGCCGCCGTGCCGGTGATCGTATTGACCACGACCGACGACCCGCGAGAGATCGCGCGCTGCTACGAACTCGGCTGCAACGTCTACATTACCAAGCCGGTCGAATACGATGCGTTCATTGAAGCCGTGCGCCGCCTCGGGTTTTTCCTGCAGGTGGTCAAGCTGCCCTCGGGCCATCGCTTCTCGGGGCCGTGA
- a CDS encoding pyridoxal-phosphate dependent enzyme, with amino-acid sequence MSTAAPQHTDHTIDGEPIPTLDDIAAQHFALAPWVARTPVFDRLDFPSLEGTLVNFKFELLQAAGSFKARGAFTNLLALDESQRSAGVTCVSGGNHAVAVAYAAMRLGISAKVVLFRAANPARVALCRQYRADIVFAENIAEAFELVRRIEAEEGRYFVHPFNGYRTVLGSATLGYEWATQTPDLEAVIVPIGGGGLAAGVATAMRLANPHVHLYGVEPEGADVMGKSFAANHTVKMGKMQGIADSLMSPHTEEYSYELCRRHIDQLVTVSDDQLRAAMLTLFGQLKLAVEPACAAATAALLGPLREQLQGKRVGVLLCGTNTDPVTFAAHIERARHSESLFPQ; translated from the coding sequence ATGTCAACTGCCGCGCCGCAACACACTGACCATACGATCGACGGCGAGCCGATCCCCACGCTCGACGACATCGCCGCGCAGCATTTTGCGTTGGCGCCGTGGGTGGCTCGAACGCCGGTCTTCGACAGGCTGGACTTTCCGTCGCTGGAAGGCACGCTGGTGAATTTCAAGTTCGAGTTGTTGCAGGCGGCCGGCAGCTTCAAGGCACGCGGCGCCTTCACCAATCTGCTCGCACTCGACGAATCCCAACGCAGCGCGGGCGTCACCTGCGTGTCGGGCGGCAATCATGCGGTGGCGGTCGCGTACGCGGCCATGCGGCTCGGTATCAGCGCCAAGGTCGTGCTGTTTCGCGCGGCCAATCCGGCGCGCGTGGCGCTGTGCCGGCAATATCGCGCCGACATCGTGTTCGCGGAAAACATTGCCGAGGCGTTCGAACTGGTGCGCCGTATCGAGGCTGAAGAAGGCCGCTATTTCGTGCACCCGTTCAACGGCTATCGCACGGTGCTGGGTTCGGCCACGCTCGGTTACGAATGGGCCACGCAAACGCCCGATCTCGAAGCGGTCATCGTGCCGATCGGCGGCGGCGGCCTCGCCGCGGGTGTCGCGACCGCCATGCGGCTCGCGAATCCGCATGTGCATCTCTATGGCGTGGAACCCGAAGGCGCGGACGTGATGGGCAAGAGTTTCGCCGCCAATCACACGGTCAAGATGGGCAAGATGCAGGGCATTGCCGATTCGCTCATGTCGCCGCATACCGAGGAATACAGCTACGAATTGTGCCGCCGTCATATCGATCAGCTCGTCACGGTATCCGACGACCAGTTGCGCGCGGCCATGCTGACCTTGTTCGGACAACTGAAGCTCGCCGTCGAACCGGCCTGCGCCGCCGCCACCGCCGCCTTGCTCGGCCCGTTGCGCGAACAGCTGCAAGGCAAACGCGTGGGCGTTCTGCTGTGCGGCACCAATACCGACCCGGTCACATTTGCCGCGCATATAGAACGCGCGCGGCATAGCGAGTCACTGTTTCCTCAATAA
- a CDS encoding hybrid sensor histidine kinase/response regulator, translating into MTEEVSTQHAAYVLVVDDDEGILRLARKSLERAGCRVAICAGVDAARERLAGGGPDLLVLDYQLSGPETGLDFFRHLRAEGVRIPAILVTGFTDESRVIEALRAGVSDVVPKSGDYLDYLPEAVERVLSQVRLQRASDEALLLRDREQHYRTLSEALPHLVMTCNAAGDCDFLSKQWYDYTGLAEGSSYGLAWLDAVHPDDREVIRRSWLKAVAGNAGDYRHELRIRRHDGDYRWFDVRVVAMRDAEGNIGKWFGSCTDIHSQREAIEERERLLASEQAARQTAEEANRAKDRFLAMLSHELRTPLTPVLAGASVLEMIPHLPDQARASVRMIRRNVELEARLIDDLLDLTRVANGKLRLSLETVDVHDVMDSVLELFRSEIQVKQQDVHVHKNARHHYVLADRARLQQMLWNLIRNAAKFTPDGGHIYVRTRDERMQVQIAVEDTGIGIEPDQIGKLFNAFEQGNQNMTRQFGGLGLGLAITKALTDVHGGTVTAQSPGAHCGATFTITLPTAMPPEATSPVVVPDEVHPAGLLNILLIEDHVDTAEVMAQLIRSLGHEVTTVGRVDDALAATQSTNFDLVISDVGLPDGTGLDFIKAFREHSDAPAVALTGFGTDEDVRRCLSAGFTSHLTKPVNFGQLETMIEGAVSRKEKEA; encoded by the coding sequence ATGACCGAAGAAGTGTCCACGCAGCATGCCGCATATGTGCTGGTCGTCGATGACGACGAAGGCATCCTGCGGCTCGCGCGCAAGTCGCTCGAACGCGCCGGCTGCCGGGTCGCGATCTGCGCCGGCGTCGACGCGGCCCGTGAGCGGCTCGCGGGCGGCGGCCCCGATTTGCTGGTGCTCGACTATCAACTCAGTGGACCCGAGACCGGTCTCGACTTCTTTCGCCATTTGCGCGCTGAAGGCGTGCGGATTCCCGCCATTCTCGTGACCGGTTTCACCGACGAGTCGCGTGTCATCGAAGCGTTGCGCGCGGGCGTGTCCGACGTGGTGCCGAAATCGGGCGATTACCTCGACTACCTTCCCGAAGCCGTCGAACGGGTGCTCTCGCAAGTGCGCTTGCAGCGAGCGTCGGACGAGGCCTTGCTGTTGCGCGACCGCGAGCAGCATTACCGCACCTTGTCGGAGGCGTTGCCGCACCTCGTCATGACCTGCAACGCCGCGGGCGACTGCGATTTTCTGTCGAAGCAGTGGTACGACTACACCGGCCTCGCCGAAGGCAGTTCGTATGGTCTTGCCTGGCTCGACGCCGTGCATCCGGACGACCGCGAAGTGATCCGCCGTAGCTGGCTCAAGGCAGTGGCGGGCAACGCCGGCGACTACCGGCACGAGTTGCGGATTCGCCGCCACGACGGCGATTACCGCTGGTTCGACGTCCGCGTGGTGGCGATGCGCGACGCCGAAGGCAACATCGGCAAATGGTTTGGCAGTTGCACCGACATTCATTCGCAACGCGAGGCGATCGAGGAGCGCGAACGGTTGCTCGCGTCGGAACAGGCCGCGCGCCAGACTGCAGAGGAAGCGAATCGCGCCAAAGACCGTTTTCTGGCCATGCTGTCGCACGAATTGCGTACGCCGCTTACGCCGGTGCTCGCTGGCGCCAGCGTGCTGGAGATGATCCCGCATCTCCCCGACCAGGCGCGCGCGAGCGTGCGCATGATCCGCCGCAACGTCGAACTCGAAGCGCGGCTGATCGACGATCTGCTCGACCTTACGCGTGTGGCGAACGGCAAGCTGCGGCTGTCGCTGGAAACCGTCGACGTGCACGACGTGATGGACAGCGTGCTCGAACTGTTTCGCAGCGAGATTCAGGTCAAGCAGCAGGATGTGCACGTCCACAAGAACGCCCGGCATCATTACGTGCTGGCCGATCGCGCCCGGCTGCAGCAGATGCTGTGGAACCTGATTCGCAATGCCGCCAAGTTCACCCCGGACGGCGGCCATATTTATGTGCGCACCCGCGACGAACGCATGCAGGTGCAGATAGCGGTCGAAGATACGGGCATCGGCATCGAGCCGGACCAGATCGGCAAACTCTTCAACGCCTTCGAGCAGGGCAACCAGAACATGACGCGGCAATTCGGCGGGCTCGGCCTCGGGCTTGCCATCACGAAGGCGTTGACCGATGTGCATGGCGGCACGGTGACGGCGCAAAGCCCCGGCGCGCACTGCGGCGCGACCTTCACGATCACCTTGCCGACGGCCATGCCGCCGGAAGCGACTTCACCCGTCGTGGTGCCGGACGAGGTGCATCCGGCCGGTCTGCTGAACATCCTGCTGATCGAAGATCACGTGGACACTGCCGAGGTCATGGCGCAACTGATTCGCAGCCTCGGCCATGAGGTGACGACCGTGGGCCGGGTGGACGACGCGCTGGCCGCGACTCAATCGACGAACTTCGATCTGGTGATCAGCGACGTGGGTCTGCCCGACGGCACCGGCCTCGACTTCATCAAGGCGTTCCGCGAGCACTCGGACGCGCCCGCGGTGGCATTGACCGGCTTCGGCACCGACGAAGACGTGCGTCGCTGCCTCAGTGCCGGCTTTACTTCGCATCTGACCAAGCCAGTCAACTTCGGCCAGCTCGAGACGATGATCGAAGGCGCGGTGAGCCGCAAGGAGAAGGAGGCTTGA
- the mscL gene encoding large conductance mechanosensitive channel protein MscL, producing the protein MSMVKEFKEFALKGNVMDLAVGVIIGGAFSTIVNSIVKDLIMPVVGLATGGLDFSNKFIRLGEIPPSFKGSPESYKDLQTAGVAVFGYGSFITVLINFLILAFIIFLMVKFINNLRKPAEAAPAEPPPTPEDVLLLREIRDSLKNSPR; encoded by the coding sequence ATGAGCATGGTCAAGGAATTCAAGGAATTTGCCCTCAAGGGCAACGTGATGGATCTCGCCGTCGGTGTGATTATCGGCGGCGCATTCTCCACCATCGTCAATTCAATTGTTAAAGACCTGATCATGCCGGTTGTCGGGCTCGCCACCGGCGGCCTCGATTTTTCCAACAAGTTCATTCGTCTCGGGGAGATTCCGCCTAGCTTCAAAGGCAGCCCCGAGTCGTATAAAGACTTGCAAACGGCGGGCGTTGCCGTATTCGGTTATGGCTCGTTCATCACCGTGCTGATCAATTTCCTGATTCTCGCGTTCATCATTTTCCTGATGGTCAAGTTCATCAACAATCTGCGCAAGCCGGCCGAAGCCGCACCCGCGGAACCGCCGCCCACGCCGGAAGACGTTCTGCTGCTGCGTGAAATCCGCGATTCGTTGAAGAACTCACCGCGTTAA
- the argE gene encoding acetylornithine deacetylase codes for MSHVAESAQSSPQSPQSPASTSNPVSPVSLPWVTRLVSMDTVSRNPNLGLIESVRDELRAVGIEATLTHDPSGKWANLFATIPAHDGETNGGVVLSGHTDVVPVDGQQWDSDPFKPEIRGDKLYGRGTCDMKGFIGAALALVPEMQRARLARPIHFALSFDEEVGCAGAPLLIADLLKRGVKPDGCIVGEPTSMRPIVAHKGINAYQCCVRGQAAHSSLTPKGLNAIEYAARLICYIRDMADQFREQGPFDELYDVPFTTAQTSTIVGGNAINTVPAECRFQFEFRNLPTLDPEPIFARIDQYARETLLPKMLREHPSAAIEITKIAAAPGLDSSEQAAITQLVRALTADQDKRKVAYGTEAGLFSLAGIPSIVCGPGNIEQAHKANEFVALDQLVACERFLQKFIHSMSVEAHAH; via the coding sequence ATGTCTCACGTCGCTGAATCAGCGCAGTCCTCTCCGCAGTCGCCCCAATCGCCCGCCTCTACGTCGAATCCCGTTTCACCTGTTTCACTGCCCTGGGTCACGCGTCTCGTCTCGATGGACACGGTCAGCCGCAATCCGAATCTGGGCCTGATCGAATCCGTGCGCGACGAGTTGCGGGCCGTCGGAATCGAGGCCACGCTCACGCACGACCCAAGCGGCAAATGGGCCAACCTGTTCGCGACGATTCCCGCCCATGACGGCGAAACGAACGGCGGCGTGGTGCTCTCGGGCCATACGGACGTCGTACCCGTAGACGGCCAGCAATGGGACAGCGACCCGTTCAAGCCGGAAATTCGCGGCGACAAACTGTACGGCCGCGGCACCTGCGACATGAAAGGCTTCATCGGCGCGGCGCTCGCGCTCGTACCGGAGATGCAGCGCGCGAGGCTCGCCAGGCCGATTCACTTCGCCCTCTCGTTCGACGAGGAAGTGGGCTGCGCAGGTGCGCCGCTGCTGATTGCCGATCTGCTCAAGCGCGGCGTGAAGCCGGACGGCTGCATTGTCGGCGAGCCGACCAGCATGCGGCCGATCGTGGCGCACAAGGGCATCAACGCTTATCAGTGCTGCGTGCGCGGTCAGGCGGCACACTCGTCGCTCACGCCGAAGGGCTTGAACGCGATCGAGTACGCCGCGCGTCTGATCTGCTACATCCGCGACATGGCCGATCAGTTCCGCGAGCAAGGTCCGTTCGACGAACTGTACGACGTGCCGTTCACCACCGCGCAAACCAGCACGATCGTGGGCGGCAATGCGATCAATACCGTGCCGGCCGAATGCAGGTTCCAGTTCGAATTCCGCAATCTGCCCACGCTCGACCCCGAGCCGATTTTCGCGCGCATCGATCAATACGCACGCGAAACGCTACTGCCGAAAATGTTGCGCGAGCATCCATCGGCGGCGATCGAGATTACGAAGATTGCCGCGGCGCCCGGACTCGATTCGTCTGAACAAGCGGCCATCACGCAACTGGTGCGCGCATTGACCGCCGATCAGGACAAGCGCAAGGTCGCTTACGGCACGGAAGCCGGCCTCTTCTCGCTGGCGGGCATTCCGAGCATCGTCTGCGGCCCCGGCAACATCGAGCAGGCGCACAAGGCCAACGAATTCGTCGCGCTGGATCAGCTGGTGGCGTGCGAGCGCTTCCTGCAGAAATTCATTCACAGCATGTCGGTCGAAGCGCACGCGCACTGA